Proteins from one Catenuloplanes atrovinosus genomic window:
- a CDS encoding TadA family conjugal transfer-associated ATPase: MRGAAGLSARVRERFTVAGADATEDAVVAAVRTDPGAAELGPGAVLRLAERVRGDLVGAGPLTPLLADETVTDILVNATDVWVDRGNGLVRAPVRMGGPDEVRRLAQRLAAGCGRRLDDGQPFVDARLPDGTRVHAVLPPVATTGPYLSLRTFRQRPYRLADLVHAGTVPGPVADILHAVVTARLAYLVVGGTGSGKTTMLNTLLGLVPPTERIVIVEDAAELRPQHPHVVALQARVSNVEGAGAVDLRTLVRQALRMRPDRLIVGECRGAEVVDLLAALNTGHDGGAGTLHANAPADVPARLEALGIVGGLPRAALHAQVAAALQVVVHLRRGARGRVLDSISLLTADGPERLLATRTVWRRGHGPGPAAAELARLLGERDVPVPHLLRSPVSTPVGDGAAEVTPLRRRPRPGGDAS; the protein is encoded by the coding sequence ATGAGGGGCGCGGCCGGGCTCTCCGCCCGGGTGCGCGAGCGGTTCACCGTGGCCGGGGCGGACGCGACCGAGGACGCGGTGGTCGCGGCCGTGCGCACCGATCCCGGCGCCGCCGAGCTCGGCCCGGGCGCGGTGCTGCGCCTCGCCGAACGGGTCCGCGGTGACCTGGTGGGTGCCGGTCCGCTGACGCCGCTCCTGGCCGACGAGACGGTCACCGACATCCTGGTCAACGCCACCGACGTCTGGGTCGACCGCGGCAACGGCCTGGTCCGCGCGCCGGTGCGGATGGGCGGTCCGGACGAGGTGCGCCGGCTCGCGCAGCGCCTCGCCGCCGGCTGCGGACGCCGGCTCGACGACGGGCAGCCGTTCGTCGACGCCCGGCTCCCCGACGGCACGCGCGTGCACGCGGTGCTGCCGCCGGTCGCCACCACCGGGCCGTACCTGTCGTTGCGCACGTTCCGGCAGCGGCCGTACCGGCTGGCGGACCTGGTGCACGCGGGCACCGTGCCCGGCCCGGTGGCGGACATCCTGCACGCCGTGGTCACCGCCCGGCTCGCGTACCTCGTGGTCGGCGGCACCGGCTCCGGCAAGACCACCATGCTCAACACGCTGCTCGGCCTGGTGCCGCCCACCGAGCGCATCGTCATCGTGGAGGACGCCGCGGAGCTGCGGCCCCAGCACCCGCACGTGGTCGCGCTCCAGGCCCGGGTCTCCAACGTGGAGGGTGCCGGCGCGGTCGACCTGCGCACGCTGGTCCGGCAGGCGCTGCGCATGCGGCCCGACCGGCTCATCGTGGGCGAGTGCCGCGGCGCCGAGGTCGTCGACCTGCTGGCCGCGCTGAACACCGGGCACGACGGTGGCGCGGGCACGCTGCACGCGAACGCACCGGCCGACGTGCCGGCCCGGCTGGAGGCGCTGGGCATCGTCGGCGGGCTGCCGCGCGCGGCGCTGCACGCACAGGTGGCGGCGGCGTTGCAGGTGGTGGTGCACCTCCGGCGCGGCGCACGCGGGCGCGTGCTCGACTCGATCTCACTGCTCACGGCCGACGGCCCGGAGCGGCTGCTGGCCACGCGGACGGTGTGGCGGCGCGGACACGGGCCCGGCCCGGCAGCGGCCGAGCTGGCCCGGCTGCTCGGCGAGCGTGACGTGCCCGTGCCACACCTGCTGCGGTCGCCGGTGTCGACGCCGGTCGGCGACGGCGCGGCGGAGGTGACGCCGTTGCGGCGCCGGCCGCGGCCCGGCGGTGACGCGTCGTGA
- a CDS encoding type II secretion system F family protein, giving the protein MSAFWMAIGVLAGTVAVLAGLAAFQTRRSVPSAAPRVAPVRGGLFAAEASLPAAFRFEGASGRFTPMDAGQPLPRAAWDASSLPAMSSLPAVSGLRSAFVGRASVRDEVRVTQPIETAFPATDVPVSSAVPVSPGVPVARPGWRGAVSLPRTRRGRRLLVVGVAGVSALGGLVAAGPVGMLVAVYCRLAVRGLLRRDAARAELLARNRTLDMLCTLAADLRAGLPHTDPPALPDPRIGRLTTAAWLLAERTGAPLADLVERIESDTRVMARGQAAAAAEAAGARVTAWLLAGLPIGGLALGAFMGVNPLDVLLHTPIGAACAVGAVVLQSAGLAWANRLASPGGTS; this is encoded by the coding sequence GTGAGCGCGTTCTGGATGGCGATCGGCGTGCTCGCCGGGACGGTGGCCGTGCTGGCGGGGCTGGCGGCGTTCCAGACGCGCCGGAGTGTGCCGTCCGCTGCGCCGCGCGTGGCGCCGGTGCGGGGTGGGCTGTTCGCGGCGGAGGCGTCGCTACCCGCGGCGTTCCGCTTCGAGGGTGCGAGCGGACGGTTCACGCCGATGGATGCGGGACAGCCGTTGCCCAGGGCGGCCTGGGATGCGTCGTCTCTTCCTGCCATGTCGTCTCTCCCGGCGGTGTCGGGTCTGCGGTCGGCGTTCGTCGGGCGGGCGTCCGTGCGGGACGAGGTTCGTGTGACGCAGCCGATCGAGACCGCTTTTCCTGCGACGGACGTGCCTGTCTCTTCTGCGGTGCCCGTCTCGCCCGGGGTGCCGGTTGCGCGGCCCGGGTGGCGCGGTGCGGTGTCGTTGCCGCGGACCCGGCGTGGGCGGCGGCTTCTGGTCGTGGGTGTCGCCGGGGTGTCGGCGCTGGGTGGACTGGTTGCCGCCGGGCCGGTGGGGATGCTGGTCGCCGTCTACTGCCGGCTGGCCGTGCGAGGGTTGTTGCGCCGCGATGCCGCGAGGGCCGAACTGCTGGCGCGGAATCGGACGCTGGACATGCTCTGCACGCTCGCGGCCGACCTGCGGGCCGGGCTGCCGCACACCGATCCACCGGCGCTGCCGGACCCGCGGATCGGGCGGCTCACCACGGCGGCCTGGCTACTGGCGGAGCGTACCGGCGCGCCCTTGGCCGACCTCGTGGAACGCATCGAGTCCGACACCCGCGTCATGGCCAGGGGGCAAGCGGCCGCTGCCGCGGAGGCCGCGGGTGCGCGCGTCACCGCCTGGCTGCTCGCCGGGCTTCCGATCGGTGGCCTGGCGCTCGGTGCGTTCATGGGCGTGAACCCGTTGGACGTCCTGCTCCACACGCCGATCGGGGCGGCGTGCGCCGTCGGTGCCGTGGTTCTTCAGTCGGCCGGTCTCGCCTGGGCCAATCGGCTCGCCAGCCCGGGAGGGACGTCGTGA
- a CDS encoding DUF4244 domain-containing protein: protein MLTTFLRRIGDRLRPLGRRLRGDAGMNTAEYAVGTLAAVAFAALLLKVLTSPSIQKALTEIIERALK, encoded by the coding sequence ATGCTCACAACGTTCCTCCGCCGCATCGGCGACCGACTTCGCCCGCTCGGCCGCCGGCTGCGCGGCGACGCCGGCATGAACACCGCCGAGTACGCGGTCGGCACACTGGCCGCCGTGGCGTTCGCCGCGCTGCTGCTCAAGGTGCTGACCAGTCCGTCCATCCAGAAGGCGCTCACCGAGATCATCGAGAGGGCGCTGAAATGA
- a CDS encoding AAA family ATPase: MARTGSRPLVVTADEALLDDLLRLAAAAGTELQVATDPAAARPHYEQAPVVLVGSDQTGPLSRARLRRRTVVLVGRAGTADPPPDLVERLGVEHIAVLPAAERWLVHRLGTPPPPPRGRVIALFGARGGAGTSTFAVTLAVTAARAGRRVLLLDADPLGGRLDLMVGLRQFDRDGPGELVLLGLDHGGPGDLPAGAITTGLDTGRRECDLVVADLPRHLGQAGPAALRDADQAHVIVPAELRACLAAGRIAALARPHSWRLSAIVRDASADTLTVDDVARTARLPVAGAYSSDPALRTLLARGEVPPVDGHGPLTGLCRRLLTVPPGRGTEEAAA; this comes from the coding sequence ATGGCTCGCACCGGATCACGGCCGCTCGTCGTCACGGCCGACGAGGCTCTGCTCGACGATCTGCTGCGGCTCGCCGCCGCGGCCGGCACCGAGCTGCAGGTCGCCACCGACCCGGCCGCCGCCCGCCCGCACTACGAGCAGGCGCCCGTCGTCCTGGTCGGGTCCGACCAGACCGGCCCGCTCTCCCGCGCCCGGCTGCGGCGGCGCACCGTCGTCCTGGTGGGCCGGGCCGGCACGGCCGATCCGCCGCCCGACCTGGTCGAGCGGCTGGGCGTCGAGCACATCGCCGTCCTCCCGGCCGCGGAGCGCTGGCTCGTGCACCGGCTCGGCACGCCTCCGCCGCCGCCACGCGGCCGGGTCATCGCGCTGTTCGGTGCCCGTGGTGGCGCCGGCACCAGCACGTTCGCGGTGACGCTGGCGGTCACCGCGGCCCGCGCCGGTCGCCGCGTGCTGCTGCTCGACGCCGACCCGCTCGGCGGCCGGCTCGACCTCATGGTCGGCCTGCGACAGTTCGACCGGGACGGGCCCGGCGAGCTGGTGCTGCTCGGCCTCGACCACGGCGGGCCCGGCGACCTCCCCGCCGGTGCCATCACCACCGGCCTGGACACGGGCCGCCGGGAGTGCGACCTGGTCGTCGCCGACCTGCCCCGGCACCTCGGCCAGGCCGGCCCGGCCGCGCTGCGCGACGCCGACCAGGCGCACGTCATCGTCCCCGCGGAGCTGCGCGCCTGCCTCGCCGCCGGCCGGATCGCCGCGCTCGCCCGGCCGCACAGCTGGCGGCTCTCCGCCATCGTCCGCGACGCCTCCGCCGACACGCTCACCGTGGACGACGTCGCGCGCACCGCGCGCCTTCCGGTTGCCGGTGCGTATTCCAGCGACCCGGCGCTTCGCACGCTGCTCGCTCGCGGCGAGGTGCCGCCCGTCGACGGGCACGGCCCGCTGACGGGCCTCTGCCGCCGCCTCCTCACGGTTCCCCCGGGCCGTGGCACCGAGGAGGCGGCGGCATGA
- a CDS encoding STAS domain-containing protein, which yields MQITSELSPEPVADGRLVVVRVAGEIDYTNSGEMAGEIWNVLARHSPAAIRVDLAEASFIDSTGLGALVGGYRAAAEAGCAFTVAAPSPAFRRVLTITGLTDLFGVEDERSGPQRTVER from the coding sequence ATGCAGATCACGAGCGAGTTGTCCCCGGAACCGGTCGCGGACGGACGTCTGGTGGTGGTCAGGGTCGCGGGCGAGATCGACTACACCAACTCCGGCGAGATGGCCGGCGAGATCTGGAACGTACTGGCCCGGCACTCCCCCGCGGCGATCCGGGTCGACCTCGCGGAGGCCTCGTTCATCGACTCGACCGGCCTGGGCGCGCTGGTCGGCGGCTATCGCGCGGCGGCGGAGGCGGGCTGCGCGTTCACGGTCGCGGCGCCGAGCCCCGCGTTCCGCCGGGTCCTGACGATCACCGGCCTGACCGACCTCTTCGGGGTGGAGGACGAGCGGTCGGGCCCACAGAGGACTGTAGAAAGGTGA
- a CDS encoding PH domain-containing protein — protein MKTHWTRPYPPGGGRWLVIAWEAASITALGWTSDRLFGFDTGATVIFSLILAAAWAVGAVRIARMGVYVGDPGVRIRGLFWTRTVPWPDIDRFRMQDVTYRFGGFRIPGGMTVVIDRHDGTEIKTELWAQGVDFHSRPGLFRQVFHELRERHVLQLATNNA, from the coding sequence ATGAAGACACACTGGACCCGCCCCTACCCACCGGGCGGCGGCCGGTGGCTCGTGATCGCCTGGGAGGCCGCGAGCATCACCGCCCTCGGCTGGACCAGCGACCGGCTCTTCGGCTTCGATACCGGCGCCACCGTCATCTTCTCGCTGATCCTGGCCGCCGCCTGGGCGGTCGGCGCGGTGCGGATCGCACGCATGGGCGTCTACGTCGGCGATCCCGGCGTCCGGATCCGCGGCCTGTTCTGGACCCGCACGGTCCCGTGGCCGGACATCGACCGATTCCGCATGCAGGACGTGACGTACCGGTTCGGCGGCTTCCGCATCCCGGGCGGCATGACCGTGGTGATCGACCGCCACGACGGCACCGAGATCAAGACCGAGCTGTGGGCCCAGGGCGTCGACTTCCACTCCCGCCCCGGCCTCTTCCGCCAGGTCTTCCACGAACTCCGCGAGCGCCACGTCCTCCAACTCGCCACCAACAACGCCTAA
- a CDS encoding TadE family type IV pilus minor pilin, producing the protein MSGQGERRDVDRGAFTAEFAAALPALMLLLGVGLTVMTAVADRGRCYDAARDAALAAARGQSGVDAGTAAAPPGATVTVLPDGDQVRVVVTVPVRALGLTVPDLTASGEAVAAIEPGVTVIAE; encoded by the coding sequence CTGTCCGGTCAGGGCGAGCGGCGCGACGTCGATCGGGGTGCGTTCACGGCGGAGTTCGCGGCGGCGCTGCCGGCGCTGATGCTGCTGCTGGGAGTGGGGCTCACCGTGATGACGGCCGTGGCCGATCGGGGACGGTGCTATGACGCCGCACGGGACGCGGCGCTGGCCGCGGCCCGTGGCCAGTCCGGTGTGGACGCCGGCACCGCGGCGGCACCACCGGGCGCGACGGTCACCGTGCTTCCGGACGGGGACCAGGTCAGGGTCGTGGTGACGGTACCGGTGCGCGCGCTCGGTCTGACGGTCCCTGACCTCACCGCCTCCGGCGAGGCGGTCGCCGCCATCGAGCCCGGTGTCACGGTGATCGCGGAATGA
- the acs gene encoding acetate--CoA ligase, with the protein MSETLANLLKEERTFPPPAALAAEANVTDVAYQQAADDRLAFWETQARRLEWSKPWDQVLDWSNPPFAKWFVGGELNVAYNCLDRHVAAGNGDKVAIHWEGEPGDTRTITYADLLTSVSQAANYLTELGVTAGDRVAIYLPMIPEAAVAMLACARLGATHSVVFGGFSADSLSNRINDATAKVVITADGGYRRGKPSGLKSIVDEALKSTPSVEHVLVVRRTGQEVAWGEKDLWWHETVEQAATEHTAQAFDAEHPLFILYTSGTTAKPKGILHTSGGYLTQAAFTHHAVFDLKPETDVYWCTADIGWVTGHSYIVYGPLANGATQVMYEGTPDTPSKARFWEIVDRYKVTILYTAPTLIRTMMKWGADIPAAHDLSSLRILGSVGEPINPEAWIWYRETIGHGNTPVVDTWWQTETGAIMISPLPGVTATKPGSAMTPLPGITADVVDDQGKSVPNGGGGYLVLREPWPSMLRTIWGDDNRFVETYWSRFDGMYFAGDGAKKDDDGHIWLLGRVDDVMLVSGHNISTTEVESALVSHPSVAEAAVVGATDPTTGQAIVAFTIPRGNVDTSGEAGEALIQELRNHVAKTLGPIAKPRQIMLVAELPKTRSGKIMRRLLRDVAEHRSLGDVTTLQDSTVMDLIASGMKDSKSDD; encoded by the coding sequence ATGAGTGAGACCTTGGCGAACCTTCTCAAAGAGGAGCGGACGTTCCCGCCGCCGGCCGCGCTCGCCGCCGAGGCCAACGTCACCGATGTCGCATACCAGCAGGCCGCGGACGATCGGCTCGCGTTCTGGGAGACGCAGGCGCGTCGCCTGGAGTGGTCGAAGCCGTGGGACCAGGTGCTCGACTGGTCCAACCCGCCGTTCGCGAAGTGGTTCGTCGGCGGCGAGCTGAACGTGGCCTACAACTGCCTGGACCGGCACGTGGCCGCCGGCAACGGCGACAAGGTCGCGATCCACTGGGAGGGCGAGCCCGGCGACACCCGCACCATCACCTACGCCGACCTGCTGACGTCGGTCTCCCAGGCGGCGAACTACCTGACCGAGTTGGGCGTCACGGCCGGCGACCGGGTGGCGATCTACCTGCCGATGATCCCGGAGGCCGCTGTCGCGATGCTGGCCTGCGCGCGGCTCGGCGCCACGCACAGCGTGGTCTTCGGCGGCTTCTCGGCCGACTCGCTGAGCAACCGGATCAACGACGCCACCGCGAAGGTCGTGATCACCGCGGACGGCGGTTACCGGCGCGGCAAGCCCTCCGGGCTCAAGTCCATCGTGGACGAGGCGCTGAAGAGCACGCCGAGCGTGGAGCACGTGCTGGTGGTCCGCCGCACCGGGCAGGAGGTCGCCTGGGGCGAGAAGGACCTGTGGTGGCACGAGACGGTCGAGCAGGCCGCGACCGAGCACACCGCGCAGGCCTTCGACGCCGAGCACCCGCTGTTCATCCTCTACACGTCCGGCACCACGGCGAAGCCGAAGGGAATCCTGCACACCAGCGGGGGCTACCTGACGCAGGCGGCGTTCACCCACCACGCGGTGTTCGACCTGAAGCCGGAGACCGACGTCTACTGGTGCACCGCGGACATCGGCTGGGTGACCGGGCACTCCTACATCGTGTACGGCCCGCTGGCCAACGGCGCGACCCAGGTGATGTACGAGGGGACGCCGGACACGCCGAGCAAGGCCCGGTTCTGGGAGATCGTCGACCGCTACAAGGTGACCATCCTCTACACCGCGCCCACGCTGATCCGCACGATGATGAAGTGGGGCGCCGACATCCCGGCCGCGCACGACCTGTCCTCGCTGCGCATCCTGGGCAGCGTCGGCGAGCCGATCAACCCGGAGGCCTGGATCTGGTACCGGGAGACGATCGGGCACGGCAACACGCCGGTCGTGGACACCTGGTGGCAGACCGAGACCGGCGCCATCATGATCTCCCCGCTGCCGGGCGTGACCGCGACCAAGCCGGGCTCCGCGATGACCCCGCTGCCCGGCATCACCGCGGACGTGGTCGACGACCAGGGCAAGTCCGTGCCGAACGGCGGCGGCGGCTACCTGGTGCTCCGCGAGCCGTGGCCGTCGATGCTGCGCACCATCTGGGGCGACGACAACCGGTTCGTGGAGACGTACTGGTCGCGCTTCGACGGCATGTACTTCGCGGGCGACGGCGCGAAGAAGGACGACGACGGGCACATCTGGCTGCTCGGCCGGGTCGACGACGTGATGCTGGTCTCCGGCCACAACATCTCCACCACCGAGGTCGAGTCCGCACTGGTCTCGCACCCGTCGGTGGCGGAGGCCGCGGTCGTCGGCGCGACCGACCCGACCACCGGGCAGGCGATCGTCGCGTTCACCATCCCGCGCGGCAACGTCGACACCTCCGGCGAGGCCGGCGAGGCGCTGATCCAGGAGCTGCGCAACCACGTGGCGAAGACGCTGGGCCCGATCGCCAAGCCGCGCCAGATCATGCTGGTCGCGGAGCTGCCGAAGACCCGCTCCGGCAAGATCATGCGCCGGCTGCTGCGCGACGTGGCCGAGCACCGCTCGCTGGGTGACGTCACCACCCTGCAGGACTCCACCGTGATGGACCTCATCGCGAGCGGGATGAAGGACAGCAAGTCGGACGACTGA
- a CDS encoding HAD family hydrolase: MGRSAAFFDLDKTVIAKSSALAFGRPFYRDGLITRRDVVKSAYAQLMFRLGGTDEQSMARTRDYLAQLCKGWSVEQVSQIVTETLHELIHPYVYAEATALIAEHQAAGRDVVLVSASGDEMVRPIGELLGVTDVIATRMAIVDGRYSGEVEFYAAGPAKVEGVNRLVGERGYDLSECYAYSDSSSDLPLLECVGHPSAVNPSRTLRRIAIERGWQVLEFRHPIPIGRRLRTQPAVPITAAALGVGVGVAIGIAWYGRMRKSRTTTA; the protein is encoded by the coding sequence GTGGGCCGAAGCGCCGCGTTTTTCGATCTCGACAAGACGGTCATCGCCAAGTCAAGCGCTCTGGCGTTCGGCCGCCCGTTCTACCGTGATGGGCTGATCACCCGGCGGGACGTCGTGAAGTCGGCGTACGCCCAGCTCATGTTCCGGCTCGGCGGCACCGACGAGCAGTCGATGGCGCGCACCCGCGACTACCTGGCGCAGCTCTGCAAGGGCTGGTCGGTGGAGCAGGTCAGTCAGATCGTCACCGAGACGCTGCACGAGCTCATCCATCCGTACGTGTACGCCGAGGCCACCGCGCTGATCGCGGAGCATCAGGCGGCCGGCCGGGACGTGGTGCTGGTCTCCGCGTCCGGCGACGAGATGGTCCGTCCGATCGGCGAGTTGCTCGGGGTCACCGACGTGATCGCCACCCGGATGGCGATCGTGGACGGGCGGTACAGCGGCGAGGTCGAGTTCTACGCGGCCGGCCCGGCCAAGGTCGAGGGCGTGAACCGGCTGGTCGGGGAGCGCGGCTACGACCTGTCCGAGTGCTATGCGTACTCGGACTCCAGCAGCGACCTGCCGCTGCTGGAGTGCGTCGGCCACCCCAGCGCGGTGAACCCGTCCCGCACGCTGCGCCGCATCGCGATCGAGCGCGGCTGGCAGGTGCTGGAGTTCCGGCACCCGATCCCGATCGGCCGCCGCCTGCGCACCCAGCCGGCCGTCCCGATCACCGCCGCCGCGCTCGGCGTCGGCGTGGGGGTCGCCATCGGCATCGCGTGGTACGGCCGCATGCGCAAGTCCCGCACCACCACCGCCTGA
- a CDS encoding Rv3654c family TadE-like protein: MNGVVARHSARLAVASDHDGASRPVGVPFRGGGSGLVGVPFRGGGSGLVGVPFHGGGSGLVRVPFHGGACRRVAAPDRGGASLLVAALGLLFVAAGMAGAAVIDSAAAHRRVHIAADLGALAGAPLAPRGEAIACARAAQLVEANGARLSACATDGLTLLVRVDLDVEPWPDLRLTTHAEARAGPATAPASPDDAPAGPATAPAGPDDAPAGRPPLLPARPPLPPARTTHPPAGHRSCRPGHRSCRPGHRSRRPGRRTRRPGRRTRRPGHRSCRPGPTRRSPVPARRICRWRFRRIERTTCPTPHDPRVHHRNRSSGVGGG; encoded by the coding sequence ATGAACGGCGTCGTCGCTCGCCACTCGGCGCGCTTGGCAGTGGCGTCGGATCATGATGGCGCGTCCCGACCGGTGGGGGTGCCGTTTCGTGGTGGCGGGTCTGGGCTGGTGGGGGTGCCGTTTCGTGGTGGCGGGTCTGGGCTGGTGGGGGTGCCGTTTCATGGTGGCGGGTCCGGGCTGGTGAGGGTGCCGTTTCATGGTGGTGCATGTCGGCGGGTGGCGGCGCCGGACCGCGGCGGCGCTTCCCTGCTGGTGGCGGCGTTGGGTTTGCTCTTCGTCGCCGCCGGGATGGCCGGTGCCGCGGTGATCGACTCCGCGGCCGCGCACCGCAGGGTGCACATCGCGGCGGACCTCGGCGCGCTCGCGGGCGCACCTCTGGCGCCACGCGGCGAGGCGATCGCCTGCGCCCGCGCCGCGCAGCTGGTCGAGGCGAACGGTGCCCGCCTGTCAGCCTGCGCGACGGACGGGCTGACACTGCTGGTCCGCGTGGACCTCGACGTCGAGCCCTGGCCCGACCTGCGATTGACGACCCACGCCGAGGCCAGAGCCGGCCCGGCCACCGCTCCTGCCAGCCCGGACGACGCACCCGCCGGCCCTGCCACCGCTCCCGCCGGCCCGGACGACGCACCCGCCGGCCGGCCACCGCTCCTGCCGGCCCGGCCACCGCTCCCGCCGGCCCGGACGACGCACCCGCCGGCCGGCCACCGCTCCTGCCGGCCCGGCCACCGCTCCTGCCGGCCCGGCCACCGCTCCCGCCGGCCCGGACGACGCACCCGCCGGCCCGGACGACGCACCCGCCGGCCCGGCCACCGCTCCTGCCGGCCCGGACCTACCCGACGCAGTCCCGTCCCCGCCCGGCGGATCTGCCGGTGGCGTTTCAGGCGGATCGAGCGGACGACGTGTCCCACTCCGCACGACCCCCGTGTACATCACCGCAACCGATCAAGCGGCGTGGGAGGTGGGTGA
- a CDS encoding type II secretion system F family protein: MVPGAGDSPASASGRVVPERDDARERPRPAVLIAGAAGGGAAVALLFGGWAGVGLGVAAAVGTFLVLRRLEPASARRLRLQAVADLPLAADLLSATLRAGAPVDRAADAVADALGGPLAVHLARVARSLRLGAPAEEAWAYLSEVPGAERVVAAAIRSSASGAALAGALTRLADDLRTDRAVAAQVAAHRAGVLVVLPLGLCFLPAFVLAGLAPVIIAVLSELL; encoded by the coding sequence ATCGTGCCGGGCGCGGGTGACTCGCCCGCCTCCGCCTCCGGCCGCGTCGTGCCCGAGCGAGACGATGCGCGCGAACGCCCGCGGCCGGCGGTGCTGATCGCCGGTGCGGCCGGTGGCGGGGCGGCGGTGGCGTTGCTGTTCGGCGGCTGGGCCGGGGTCGGTCTCGGCGTGGCCGCGGCCGTCGGGACCTTCCTGGTGCTGCGCCGGCTGGAGCCGGCGTCGGCGCGCAGGCTGCGGCTCCAGGCGGTCGCCGACCTTCCGCTCGCCGCGGACCTGCTCTCGGCCACGCTCCGCGCGGGCGCGCCCGTCGACCGGGCCGCCGACGCGGTCGCGGACGCGCTCGGCGGACCGCTCGCCGTTCACCTCGCTCGTGTCGCGCGGTCGCTCCGCCTGGGTGCGCCGGCCGAGGAGGCGTGGGCGTACCTGTCGGAGGTGCCGGGCGCGGAGCGCGTGGTCGCGGCCGCGATCCGTTCCAGCGCGAGCGGTGCGGCGCTCGCCGGGGCGCTAACCCGGCTCGCCGACGACCTGCGTACGGATCGCGCCGTCGCGGCGCAGGTGGCGGCTCACCGCGCCGGCGTGCTCGTGGTGCTGCCGCTCGGGCTCTGCTTCCTGCCCGCCTTCGTCCTCGCCGGGCTCGCACCGGTGATCATCGCCGTCCTCAGCGAACTGCTGTGA
- a CDS encoding oxidoreductase: MNDPLAPLLELAGVAEAVGSARDRADAAMRHRALRRKGGQVAAEVGLRAAVASAALEGADHDLEVVRQGAVTDPVMQGALRVVGALDGLAPRWRNAPRQVLARLHVLAARGVVPDDALGRPVADPVVAARLDTLMALVAGGTRVPPLVLAAVVHGELLNLRPFDGPSGVVARAAARLTLLSTGFDPRGLIGVEVGHLRRRPEYIGAASAFATGTPDGLRSWLRHYTAAIEAGADDLTPIGDAILATT; this comes from the coding sequence GTGAACGACCCCCTCGCCCCCCTGCTCGAACTGGCCGGCGTCGCCGAGGCCGTCGGGTCCGCGCGCGATCGCGCGGACGCCGCGATGCGCCATCGCGCGCTGCGCCGCAAGGGCGGCCAGGTCGCCGCGGAGGTCGGGCTCCGCGCGGCGGTCGCCAGTGCCGCCCTGGAGGGCGCCGATCATGACCTCGAGGTGGTACGACAGGGCGCCGTCACCGATCCGGTCATGCAGGGTGCGCTGCGGGTGGTCGGCGCGCTGGACGGCCTGGCGCCCCGCTGGCGTAACGCGCCGCGCCAGGTGCTGGCCCGCCTGCACGTGCTCGCGGCCCGCGGCGTGGTCCCGGACGACGCGCTCGGCCGCCCGGTCGCGGACCCGGTGGTCGCCGCGCGGCTGGACACGCTGATGGCCCTGGTGGCGGGCGGCACCCGGGTGCCGCCGCTGGTGCTGGCCGCGGTCGTGCACGGCGAACTGCTGAATCTGCGCCCCTTCGACGGCCCGTCCGGCGTGGTCGCCCGCGCCGCCGCCCGCCTGACGCTGCTGTCCACCGGCTTCGACCCGCGCGGCCTGATCGGCGTCGAGGTCGGCCACCTGCGCCGCCGCCCCGAGTACATCGGCGCCGCCAGCGCCTTCGCCACCGGCACCCCGGACGGGCTCCGCTCCTGGCTCCGCCACTACACCGCCGCCATCGAGGCCGGTGCCGACGACCTCACCCCCATCGGCGACGCCATCCTCGCCACCACCTGA